In Papaver somniferum cultivar HN1 chromosome 1, ASM357369v1, whole genome shotgun sequence, a genomic segment contains:
- the LOC113283723 gene encoding DEAD-box ATP-dependent RNA helicase 13-like, whose product MWKKELLGSTLRALIITPTRELALQVTDHLKVASSLTNIRVVPIVGGFRQKQERLLKARPEIIVGTPGRLWELMQGGDPHLVELHSLSFFILDEADRMIESGHFQELQSIIDMLPMTAAPDEGQLENSQSCVTVSNIQRKKRQTFVFSATIALSSDFRKKLKGGSRKSKQSLSGELSSIEKLSERAGMRADAAIFDLTNAAVMADKLEESFIECREEDKDAYLYYLLSVHGQGRTIVFCTSIAALRHISSLLRLLGINLWPLHSQMQQRARLKAMDRFRESDNGILIATDIAARGLDIPGVRTVVHYQLPHSADAYVHRSGRTARASTDGCSIALINPNDKPKFSSLCKSFQKESLRRFPLDNSYMPEVMKRLSVARQIDKITHKDSKEKVNKTWLERNAKSVELVLDEDDSEEERVNSHKQRKATSSRLIKLQTELKSLLSRPLQPKSFSHRFLAGSGVSPLLQHQFQELSAKKLGDNSNVGENRKRKLVVIGQDCIEPLQALRSGGHEVSMNVKETSVSGRNIIENAKRKKREAKNRAHDQKRKDKKRLKSGE is encoded by the exons ATGTGGAAAAAGGAGCTCCTCGGTAGTACACTTCGGGCGCTCATCATAACTCCTACAAGGGAGCTGGCACTCCAG GTTACTGATCATCTCAAGGTGGCTAGTAGCTTGACAAACATCAGGGTTGTCCCAATTGTTGGTGGATTTCGTCAAAAGCAGGAAAGGCTTCTAAAAGCAAGGCCTGAGATTATTGTTGGTACTCCAGGGAGGTTATGGGAGCTTATGCAAGGAGGAGATCCACACCTTGTTGAG TTACATTCGCTGTCATTCTTTATTTTAGATGAGGCTGACCGTATGATTGAGAGTGGTCATTTTCAAGAGTTGCAGTCTATCATTGACATGTTACCTATGACTGCCGCACCTGATGAAGGGCAGCTTGAAAATTCACAGAGTTGTGTAACGGTTTCAAACATCCAAAGGAAGAAAAGGCAAACGTTCGTCTTTTCTGCCACTATAGCGTTATCTTCTGATTTTCGTAAAAAGCTAAAGGGTGGATCTCGTAAATCCAAACAATCTTTGAGTGGCGAGTTGAGCTCTATAGAGAAGCTTTCAGAACGAGCAGGGATGAGGGCAGATGCCGCAATCTTTGATTTGACAAATGCTGCAGTTATGGcggataaattagaagaatcttttaTTGA ATGCAGGGAAGAAGATAAAGATGCCTATCTATATTATCTTTTGAGTGTTCATGGGCAAGGACGGACTATTGTTTTCTGCACGTCAATAGCAGCTTTACGTCACATTTCTTCCCTTTTGCGCCTTCTTGGCATTAATCTGTGGCCGCTTCACTCTCAAATGCAGCAGCGAGCACGCCTGAAG GCAATGGATCGTTTTCGTGAAAGCGACAACGGTATACTTATTGCTACTGATATTGCAGCAAGAGGTCTTGATATTCCTGGTGTTCGAACCGTTGTCCACTATCAACTTCCACATTCAGCTGAC GCTTATGTTCATAGAAGTGGAAGAACTGCTAGAGCATCTACAGACGGTTGCAGCATTGCATTAATCAATCCAAATGATAAACCAAAGTTTTCATCCTTGTGCAAATCTTTTCAAAAG GAAAGTCTTCGACGGTTTCCTTTAGATAACTCATACATGCCAGAGGTTATGAAAAGATTATCTGTTGCGCGTCAGATAGATAAGATCACACATAAGGATTCCAAG GAAAAGGTAAATAAAACCTGGCTTGAGCGTAATGCCAAATCGGTAGAATTGGTTCTAGACGAGGACGACAGCGAGGAAGAAAGGGTGAATAGTCATAAACAAAGAAAAGCCACCTCGTCTAGATTAATCAAGCTGCAGACG GAGTTGAAGAGCCTGCTTTCCAGACCTTTACAGCCAAAATCATTCTCGCATCGCTTTTTGGCTGGG TCTGGCGTTTCGCCTCTACTTCAACACCAATTCCAAGAATTATCTGCGAAAAAGTTGGGTGATAATAGCAATGTTGGAGAAAACAGAAAAAGGAAACTAGTTGTTATTGGGCAGGATTGTATTGAGCCACTTCAGGCACTTCGCAGTGGCGGCCATGAG GTCTCCATGAATGTGAAAGAGACGTCGGTAAGTGGAAGGAACATcatagagaatgcaaaaagaaagaaaagagaagctAAAAACC GTGcccatgaccaaaagagaaaagACAAGAAAAGACTGAAGAGTGGAGAGTAG